The Streptomyces sp. R28 region CAGCGTCAACGGCGGCGAGGCGCGGCGCGTCGGCTTCCCGCACAGCTTCCACCAGAACAACTTCTGGGAGCTGACCGTCCCCGTCCACCTCGACAAGGGGCAGAACACGATCGTCTTCCGCTCCGAGGAACTGCCGAACTTCGACGGCACCACCTACGCCTCGGACACCTTCCCCGGGGTGCTGCTCCGCTCCCGCAACGCGCCGCTGATCGACCGGATCACCGTCGCCCCCTACGCGCGGGAGGTGCGCTGAGATGACCACCGGCGGCGGCAACGTGATGCTCCCGGCGCCGGGGTAGCGGGGGCACCACGTCGCGTACGGCCCGGGGGGGGCGCACCCCCGGGCCGTACGTAATTGCGGATTCAGGTAAACACGGCCCGAAGAGGGGTCACATAAGTACTCCTTTAAGAGGCTAAAAGCAGGGATACGGGCCCAAATCAAGCCGTCCGTGGGCGATGAGCCGAGCGTCGGGCCGCTGGTCGTCGCTGCGCCTGGAGGATCGTCCGCCCGTCCTCGCCCTTGGTGGCGCCGCCTTCCGACGGGCCCAGTGTGGCGCGCCCGTCCCCGTCCCGAGCAGAGGGTTTTCGGCCCGGGCTCCGCCGAGCGGTGTCCGGTGCGTCTTGTGAGGCCCCGTTGCCACCTGCACGATCGGCTCGCTCGCACAGAAGTCCGCTCCCGGAGCAGTTCACTCAAGGAGGCCCCCTGTGACGACCGACCGCATCAGCCTCAGCCCCGAGGCCGCTCGGCAACTCGCGACCACCACGAAGACGACACCGCAGATGCGCGGCATCACCCCGCGCTATCTCCTGCGCGCCCTTCCCTGGGTCGACGTCGAGTCGGGTGTGTACCGCGTCAACCGGCGCCGCACCTACGTCCTGGGCGACGACCGCATCAGCACGCACACCGACGAGGGGAGTCCGCGCGTCATCCCGGGCGACTTACGTGAGATCCCGTACCTGCGCGAGTCCGAAGACGCTCTCCTCGCTCAACTGGCCGACGCCTTCACGGAGACGAGCTTCGAGGCCGGGCAAGTGCTCGTTCAGGAAGGCGACACCGCCGAGGACCTGTGGGTGATCGTCCGGGGCCGCGCCGAGAAGCGAGCCGCCGGCCGGTACGGCGACGAGGCGCTGATCCAAGTCATCGGCGACGGGCAGTATTTCGACCTGGCGGCGTGGACCAAGGGCGAGCCCATGCCGTACGCCGTCAAGGCCGTCACCCCCGGTGTCGCCCTGCGCGCCGCGCGTTCCGCCCTCGCCGGGCTCATGGAGCACGACGGGGCGCTGCGCGGGGCGGTGGAGTCGTACGCGGCGGGCGGCATGCCGGCCCCCGGCACCGAGGCGCCCATCGACCTGAGCGGCGGTCACGTGGGTGAGGTCGATCTGCCGAGCACCTACGTCGACTACGAGGACGTGCCGCGCGAGTACCACATGACGCTCGCCCAGACCCGGATGATGGTGCACTCCCGTGTCGCCGACCTCTACAACGGGCCGATGGACCAGACGCGGACCCAGGCCAACCTGACCGTCCAGGCCCTGCGTGAGCGGCAGGAGAGCCTGATGCTCAACCACCCCGACTTCGGTCTCTTCCACAGTGTCCCGGCCGGTCAGCGCGTGCAGGCGCGGACCGGCGCTCCCACCCCCGACGACCTGGACGAACTGCTCGCGAAGGTGTGGAAGCAGCCCGCCTACTTCATCGCGCACCCGCGGGCGATCGCCGCGTTCGGGCGTGAATGTACGCGGCGGGGGGTGCCGCCGGTGACGGACAGCCGGTTCGGCAGTCCGCTGCTGACCTGGCGGGGCGTGCCGCTGCTGCCGTCCGACAAGGTGCCCTGCCCGGGCGGCCCGGGCGAGGCCGCCGGTACCACCGAGATCCTGCTGGTACGGGTCGGCGAGGCCGAGCAGGGCGTGGTGGGACTGCGCCCCGCGGCCGTGCCGGACGAGGTCGAACCCGGCCTGTCCATGCGGAACATGGGCATGGACCGCAAGGGCATCACGTCCTACCTGATGACGGCCTACTTCAACACCGCCGTGCTGGTGGACGACGCCATCGCCGTACTCCAGAACGTCGAGGTGTCCAAGTACCATGACTACGCCTGACGTCACGGCGTGGCAGACGCCGACAGCCGGGGAACAGAGGGCTGCTGCCCAGCCGTACCCGATCCGACCGCGCGGTTTCACCGCCGAGTCGGTGCGGCCGGACTTCCCGGTCCTGCACCGGACCGTCAACGGCCATCCCCTCGTCTGGCTGGACAACGCGGCCACCACCCAGAAGCCGCGTCAGGTCATCGAGGCGCTCGCCGCCTACTACGGCGCCGCCAACTCCAACATCCACCGCGGGGCCCACACCATGGCGCGGGAGGCCACCGAGGCGTACGAGGCGGGGCGGGCGGCGGTCGCCGACTTCCTCGGCGCCCCGAGCCCGGACGGGGTCGTCTTCGTGCGCGGCACCACCGAGGCGGTCAACCTCGTCGCGCAGACCTGGGGGCGGGCCAACCTCGGGCCCGGGGACGACATCCTCGTGCCGGTCCTCGAGCACCACTCGGACATCGTGCCGTGGCAGATGATCGCCAAGGAGACCCGGGCCCGGCTCGTCCCGGTCCCGCTCACGCCGGACGGGGAGATCGACCAGGACGCGTACGCCGATCTGCTGTCCTCGCGCACCCAGCTCGTCGCGGTCAGCCACGCGTCGAACGTCCTGGGCACTGTGCCGCCCGTCAAGGAGATGGCGGCGCTCGCCCACCGCTACGGCGCCAAGGTCCTGGTGGACGGTGCCCAGGCCGTCGCTCACTTCCCCGTCGACGTACAGGACTTGAATGCGGACTTCTACGCGTTCTCCGGTCACAAGCTCTTCGCGCCGACCGGCATCGGCGCCCTGTACGCGAAGCCGGAACTCCTCGCCGGCATGGCGCCGTGGCAGGGCGGCGGGAACATGATCGAGTCCGTGGACTTCGGGAAGACCACGTTCGCGGCCGCCCCGCACAAGCTGGAGGCCGGTACCGGACACATCTCCGGAGTCATGGGACTGCTCGCCGCCGTGAACTGGCTGACGTCGCTCGACCGCGAGGCCGTCGCGGCCTACGAGGAAGGTCTCATGGCGTATGCGCTCCAGGCCCTTGCCACGGTGCCCGGGCTCGAGCTGATCGGTTCGGCGGCCGACCGGATCGCGGTGCTCACGTTCACACTCGCGGGACAGGACCCGGCCACCGTCGCCGGCTGGCTCGACCGCGACGGAATCGCCGTCCGCGCCGGTCACCACTGTGCCCAACCAGCCCTTGCACACTACGGGTTGGAGTCGGCGGCGCGCGCGTCCCTCGCGCTCTACAACACGTCCGATGAGGTGGACCGGCTCGTCGCTTCGTTGCGCAGACTGCAACAGAGCGCCTGACAAGGAAGTGGGGACTCAGCGGGGTCCGTGCGACCGGAAACGGCCGGGCGGGCCCCGCCTCCGCTGCCAGGATGCCGCCCGCGGCCGCAGCTTCGGCGGGTGGCCGCCCCGGGCAGGCGGGCGACGGTGCCGACGATTCAGCCAGCTGCCGATGAACCTGATCGGGCTCATATCGGTTTCTCCCCGGGTGAGTTGCGGCCGATGTCGTCGGGGCCCTTGGCGATCTCCTTGTCGCAGTCGCCGTGCACGCCACGGGTCGTGGTCGGTTCAGCGGGCGGCGGACTCGGCGGCGTCGCGCGGGGCGGGGGCCGGGGCGGGCGTGGTGTGCCGGTGGCGGCGGGTGAGGTGCCGGTCCAGCAGCGTGCTCGCGACAGCCGCCACGGCGAAGGCCGCGCCGACCCGGCCGATGCCCGCCAGGCCGGGGCCCGCGTCGATCACCAGGCCGGACACCCAGGGAGCGACCGCGATGCCGACGTTGAAGGCGGCGATGTTCAGCGCGCCGCCCAGGGTCCTGGTCTCGCCCAGAATGCCGAACACCCGGGCGTTCACCGCCGGGTTGGTCATGAAGCCGCCGGCGGCGAGGAGTGCGGCGAGCGGGATCACTACCGCGGGCATGTCCGCGGTCGGCGCGATGGCGGCAGCCACGACCGCTACCGTGCCCATGCCGGTCAGCAGGACGCCGAACGGGGCCCGGTCGGCGATGCGGCCGCCCACCGTGAGGCCGGCCAGCGCGCCCACCCCGTACAGGCCGAGCACCGCCGGCACGAGCCCTTCGGAGATGCCCGTGACGTCTTCCAGGAGAGCGCCCAGGTAGGAGAAGACCGCGATGGTGGCGGAGACGGTCAGCGCGGTGGTGGCGTAGGCGACCCACAGCCGGGGCACCGCCAAGGAGCGCAGTTCGGTACGCAGCCTCAACTGCGGTACCCCGGTCTCGCGTCCGCCGGGCCGGGTGAGAAGCACCGCGGTCGCGGACAGCGCGGACATCACGGCCACCGCCCAGAAGGCCGCCCGCCAGCCGGCGTACTGCGCCAGCAGCGTGCCGGCCGGAACGCCGAGGATCATGGACAGACTCAGCCCGGACACGACCACGGACATCGCCTTCCCGCGCAGGCCTGCGGGGACGAGGGAGACCGCGGCGACCGAGGCCAGCGCCCAGAAACCGGCGTACGCCATGCCCGTGACCACGCGCATGACCAGCAGGAGCCCGAAGTGCGGCACGAGCGCGGCGGCCGCGTGCCCGGCGACGAACACCACCTGGAAGCCGACCAGTGCGGCGCGCCGAGGCGACCTCAGGGTGGCCAGGGTCAGCAGCGGTGCGCCGACGACCATCCCGGCGGCGAACGCCGAGACCAGCAGCCCCGCCTCCGACAGGGAGACGTCCAGATCACCGGCGACGGAGGGCAGCAGCCCGGAGAGCATGAACTCCGAGGTGCCCTGGGCGAACGTGCCGAAGCCGAGGATATAGATGACCAAGGGCATGGTGGGGGTGCTCCAGAGGACATGGCCGGGCGAGTGGGTGCTGCTGGGAGCAGAGCCGGCCTGGCGAGACCAGGACCGCGCTGTTCCAGACTCGCGGCGCCGCAAGGCGGGTCAGCCCGCAAAAGTGGACCAGCTGAACCTGGGTCCAGCTGGGCCACCCTGGACCGGGTCGCCGCCCGGCCCGGAGCGAATACTTGGGGAATGGAGCAGAACGCAGAGCTGGGAGACTTTCTTCGCACCCGCCGGGCCCGTCTGAGCCCGGACGACGCGGGCGTGGCCCCGGGCGGCGGTGTCCGCCGGGTACCGGGCCTGCGCCGCGAGGAGGTCGCCCGGCTGGCCGGGGTGAGCACGGACTACTACACCCGCCTCGAACAGGGCCGCCACCCCAACGTCTCCGAGGCCGTCCTGGACGCCGTTGCGCGTGCCCTGCGTCTGGACGACGACGAACGCAGCCACCTCTTCGACCTCGCCCGGCCCCATGCCACCGGCCCCCGACGCCGCCGGGCGGAACGCGTGCAGCGCGTGCGCCCCGAGGTCCATCAGATGCTGGACATCCTCAACGGCGTCTCACCGGCCTTCGTCGCCAACCACCGTCAGGACGTGCTGGCCGCCAACCAGCTGGCCCGCGCCCTGATCACGGACTGGGACGCCCTGCCGTATCGCGAGCGCAACTTCGCGCGCTTCATCCTCCTCGATCCCACCGCCCGGGAGCTGTACCGGAACTGGGACGAGGTCGCGGAGATCGTCGTGGCCGATCTGCGCCTGGAGGCCGGGCGCCACCCCGACGACGCCCTGCTCAACGAACTCATCGGCGAGGCCGTCGTCAAGGTGCCCGAGTTCAGCGCCTGGTGGGACAGCCACCGAGTGGCCCAGTGCGTCCACGGAACGCAGCACTTCCACCACCCCGTGGTGGGCGAGTTCACCCTCCACCACGAGACCCTGGCCTTCCCCGCCGACCCGGGCCAGACCGTGTGCGTGTACACCGCCGAACCCGGCTCCGCCTCCGCCCAGGCCCTCGCCCTCCTCGCCAGCTGGAGCGCCCCCGACGCCACCCGGGAAGACGCCGAATCCCGCTCCCCTCGGCCAGGCAGCACGCTACGCCCGGAATGACCGACGCTCGGCCTGCGGTCGGCACACGTACAGCAGCCCGTCCGGGAGGTCCCTTCCAGGCGCTGCCGCAGGCGGACTTGGATTTCTGCTAGGGCACCGACATCACCCGCAGCCCCTGCTCCGCCCAACTCGTCATGCGCCGCTTGCAGCTCCTCCTCGGCGAGGGGGGCTCTCTAATCCGGTGTTCGAATTACTGCGTGCCCCATACAGTGCAGCCCA contains the following coding sequences:
- a CDS encoding family 2B encapsulin nanocompartment shell protein codes for the protein MTTDRISLSPEAARQLATTTKTTPQMRGITPRYLLRALPWVDVESGVYRVNRRRTYVLGDDRISTHTDEGSPRVIPGDLREIPYLRESEDALLAQLADAFTETSFEAGQVLVQEGDTAEDLWVIVRGRAEKRAAGRYGDEALIQVIGDGQYFDLAAWTKGEPMPYAVKAVTPGVALRAARSALAGLMEHDGALRGAVESYAAGGMPAPGTEAPIDLSGGHVGEVDLPSTYVDYEDVPREYHMTLAQTRMMVHSRVADLYNGPMDQTRTQANLTVQALRERQESLMLNHPDFGLFHSVPAGQRVQARTGAPTPDDLDELLAKVWKQPAYFIAHPRAIAAFGRECTRRGVPPVTDSRFGSPLLTWRGVPLLPSDKVPCPGGPGEAAGTTEILLVRVGEAEQGVVGLRPAAVPDEVEPGLSMRNMGMDRKGITSYLMTAYFNTAVLVDDAIAVLQNVEVSKYHDYA
- a CDS encoding SufS family cysteine desulfurase, with protein sequence MTTPDVTAWQTPTAGEQRAAAQPYPIRPRGFTAESVRPDFPVLHRTVNGHPLVWLDNAATTQKPRQVIEALAAYYGAANSNIHRGAHTMAREATEAYEAGRAAVADFLGAPSPDGVVFVRGTTEAVNLVAQTWGRANLGPGDDILVPVLEHHSDIVPWQMIAKETRARLVPVPLTPDGEIDQDAYADLLSSRTQLVAVSHASNVLGTVPPVKEMAALAHRYGAKVLVDGAQAVAHFPVDVQDLNADFYAFSGHKLFAPTGIGALYAKPELLAGMAPWQGGGNMIESVDFGKTTFAAAPHKLEAGTGHISGVMGLLAAVNWLTSLDREAVAAYEEGLMAYALQALATVPGLELIGSAADRIAVLTFTLAGQDPATVAGWLDRDGIAVRAGHHCAQPALAHYGLESAARASLALYNTSDEVDRLVASLRRLQQSA
- a CDS encoding helix-turn-helix transcriptional regulator, which codes for MEQNAELGDFLRTRRARLSPDDAGVAPGGGVRRVPGLRREEVARLAGVSTDYYTRLEQGRHPNVSEAVLDAVARALRLDDDERSHLFDLARPHATGPRRRRAERVQRVRPEVHQMLDILNGVSPAFVANHRQDVLAANQLARALITDWDALPYRERNFARFILLDPTARELYRNWDEVAEIVVADLRLEAGRHPDDALLNELIGEAVVKVPEFSAWWDSHRVAQCVHGTQHFHHPVVGEFTLHHETLAFPADPGQTVCVYTAEPGSASAQALALLASWSAPDATREDAESRSPRPGSTLRPE
- a CDS encoding Cmx/CmrA family chloramphenicol efflux MFS transporter, which translates into the protein MPLVIYILGFGTFAQGTSEFMLSGLLPSVAGDLDVSLSEAGLLVSAFAAGMVVGAPLLTLATLRSPRRAALVGFQVVFVAGHAAAALVPHFGLLLVMRVVTGMAYAGFWALASVAAVSLVPAGLRGKAMSVVVSGLSLSMILGVPAGTLLAQYAGWRAAFWAVAVMSALSATAVLLTRPGGRETGVPQLRLRTELRSLAVPRLWVAYATTALTVSATIAVFSYLGALLEDVTGISEGLVPAVLGLYGVGALAGLTVGGRIADRAPFGVLLTGMGTVAVVAAAIAPTADMPAVVIPLAALLAAGGFMTNPAVNARVFGILGETRTLGGALNIAAFNVGIAVAPWVSGLVIDAGPGLAGIGRVGAAFAVAAVASTLLDRHLTRRHRHTTPAPAPAPRDAAESAAR